Proteins co-encoded in one Dama dama isolate Ldn47 chromosome 2, ASM3311817v1, whole genome shotgun sequence genomic window:
- the LOC133068127 gene encoding olfactory receptor 8D2-like, which produces MTTLNHSSASEFILEGSTKCPELQLPLFLLFLGIYVVTVVGNLSVILIALHSQLHSSMYCFLSHLSFIDLCYSSVITPKMLVNILFPLMHDSALLLPYFFLIAEGYLLTVMAYDHYVAICSPLLYNIIMSHRVCSIMMGMVYSLGLFEATVDTTHILMLSCESRISHYFCDIFPLFSLSCSSTHINEIVLFIIRGAYILSPILAVLISCTFILSSILCTHSTKGWSKAFGTCSSHLMAVVIFLGSITFMYFKSPSSNTMEQEKVSFVFYTTMIPMLNLLIYNLRNKDVKNALRKVLGGK; this is translated from the coding sequence ATGACTACTTTAAATCATTCTTCAGCGAGTGAATTTATCCTTGAAGGGTCAACAAAATGCCCAGAGCTTCAACTGCCACTCTTCCTCCTGTTCCTTGGAATATATGTTGTCACAGTCGTGGGGAACCTGAGCGTGATCTTAATTGCTCTCCATTCTCAGCTTCACTCTTCAATGTACtgttttctcagccatttgtcaTTCATTGATCTCTGCTACTCTTCTGTCATTACTCCAAAGATGCTGGTGAACATTCTCTTTCCTTTAATGCATGACTCAGCTTTacttcttccttatttttttttaatagcagaaGGTTATCTTCTCACTGTCATGGCATATGATCATTATGTTGCAATCTGCAGCccactgctttacaatattatcatGTCCCATAGGGTCTGTTCCATAATGATGGGTATGGTATATTCACTGGGCTTGTTTGAGGCCACAGTTGACACTACCCACATATTAATGTTGTCCTGTGAGTCTCGTATCAGTCAttatttttgtgatatttttcctttgttcagtctCTCTTGCTCTAGCACCCACATTAATGAGATAGTGTTGTTTATCATCCGAGGAGCTTATATCTTGTCACCGATACTGGCTGTACTCATCTCTTGTACTTTCATCCTCTCTAGCATCCTCTGTACTCACTCCACCAAGGGATGGTCCAAAGCCTTTGGCACTTGTAGCTCCCATCTCATGGCTGTGGTTATCTTTTTAGGGTCTATAACATTCATGTATTTCAAGAGTCCTTCTAGCAATACTATGGAGCAGGAGAAAGTGTCCTTCGTGTTCTATACCACCATGATCCCCATGCTGAACCTCTTGATCTACAACTTAAGGAACAAGGATGTGAAGAATGCACTGAGGAAGGTGCTTGGGGGAAAGTAG